One region of Moraxella sp. ZY210820 genomic DNA includes:
- a CDS encoding peptidylprolyl isomerase, with protein sequence MKKLMQNTFKATVLVAMMGLSTTNFAQINDSIVAVVDDGVILQSDLKKGVELYSKQLQAQGETVANQLMLQQRVLDQLILRQAQKNLLKRYGVKVSEQELNTAMLNIAKQAGANSLEEFQQQVDAKQANTYASLRAGLAEDLAIQRLSQQMVMSRIKISDQDIDNFLKSPAGQASTGSQYHVVHLRIAGDNARTTAEQVQQQLQQGQSVQNIRQAYSHIANQVIAQDLGWKELSEIPAELAVRVSSLQAGGVSELIQGQDGSVHLVKVLDRRAGAEKQIVPQYQTRHILIQPTTIVSQQDAKHMIDVLYQRAVNGEDFATLASTFSTDTGSARDGGSLGWVNLGTMVPEFEVVMKSTPVGHVSQPFQTQFGWHILQVTDTRQYDMTEENQRNMARQILGDSQYQTEMENWLREVRSGAYVEIKDERFK encoded by the coding sequence ATGAAAAAATTAATGCAGAATACATTTAAAGCAACTGTACTGGTTGCTATGATGGGGTTGAGTACGACTAACTTTGCTCAAATAAATGATAGTATTGTTGCCGTAGTTGATGATGGGGTTATCTTACAAAGCGATTTAAAAAAAGGCGTTGAACTCTATAGTAAGCAACTACAAGCACAGGGTGAAACAGTAGCTAATCAACTGATGTTACAACAGCGTGTATTAGACCAACTGATTTTACGTCAAGCACAAAAAAATTTACTGAAACGTTATGGCGTGAAAGTGAGTGAGCAAGAGCTCAATACAGCAATGCTAAATATTGCTAAACAAGCAGGTGCAAATAGTTTAGAAGAGTTTCAACAACAAGTTGATGCTAAACAAGCTAATACTTATGCAAGTTTGCGTGCAGGTTTAGCAGAAGATTTAGCTATTCAGCGTTTAAGTCAGCAAATGGTGATGTCTCGTATCAAGATTAGCGACCAAGATATTGATAATTTTTTAAAGTCTCCAGCAGGTCAAGCATCGACTGGTAGTCAATATCATGTGGTACATTTACGTATAGCAGGAGATAATGCTCGTACAACAGCAGAGCAAGTGCAACAACAATTGCAACAAGGGCAATCGGTACAAAATATTCGTCAGGCATATAGCCATATAGCCAATCAAGTTATTGCTCAAGATTTAGGTTGGAAAGAGTTATCAGAAATTCCAGCAGAGCTTGCGGTGCGTGTGAGTTCTTTACAAGCTGGTGGAGTGTCGGAGCTGATTCAAGGACAAGATGGTAGTGTGCATTTGGTAAAAGTTTTGGATCGCCGTGCTGGAGCTGAAAAGCAAATTGTACCACAATATCAAACACGTCATATTTTAATTCAACCAACAACAATTGTAAGTCAGCAAGATGCTAAACATATGATTGATGTCTTGTATCAGCGTGCGGTAAACGGTGAAGATTTTGCTACATTAGCATCAACTTTTTCTACCGATACAGGTTCTGCCCGTGATGGTGGTAGTTTGGGGTGGGTCAATTTAGGTACAATGGTACCTGAGTTTGAAGTGGTGATGAAAAGTACACCAGTGGGTCATGTTAGTCAGCCTTTTCAAACCCAATTTGGTTGGCATATTTTACAAGTAACAGATACTCGCCAATATGACATGACAGAAGAAAATCAACGTAATATGGCACGTCAAATTTTAGGGGATAGTCAATATCAAACTGAAATGGAAAATTGGTTGCGTGAAGTACGCTCAGGTGCTTATGTTGAAATTAAAGATGAGCGTTTTAAATAA
- a CDS encoding LPS-assembly protein LptD codes for MVKTSAEQDKLQLDTETQQQIETKAPQVKPIAPQNEQYAGQSFFERYYQPNSELQQYVDNKKLKHFNRFCQGTWVTPVSAKTPTADLEDSETIIHADYGYYNPIGDSELIGDVQIEQMGRKIRADKVTIDPTQTYATVQGRVEMAQNGIVAQSDSIRYNLKQQIGDLESSYYISEQTHAHGYAKKISRPNTHEVILQEASYSACAPSKSPTWKIKAKEIKLNQETGRGVTKGTKLYIKNTPVISVPYFNFPIDDRRTTGLLTPNFGYTNNGGVQIATPVYLNLAPNYDATLTPRIMTDRGVMLDGEFRYLTENFGGGKLWGGYLPSDRKYGEKRADFHALHYWKINPQFDLSGEYNYASDKDFFSDLSQNTSTHTDLNLRRALRLNYANGIQGLNAQLKVESFQTLDKDVSDDKRPYARLPQFLLNYVKGSDIKGWQFEYDNDTAYFKKNVRDMSAIETSGTRFYNSLALRYNYRQPYGFIVPSIGVKSINTWYDRDSLNSRNLAKNDNNSVVVPQFTLDMGLNFEKQGKFLQQISPRAFYAYSGYKNQTNNPNFDTTTASINYDQLFSSTRFYGHDRLDDNNFLSLGVNYRVFDELGLERLRAGIGQSFFFEDRRVTLRDVETERRTGPIVSVGSQFTENLSMSANAAWTSSGTNAQRDIQIYYTGDKGNLYNLGYFNRQEIQGRQTAYDQAMFSFIQPVKDNWRIVGHVQYDIDNNVWRDMLAGVNYESCCWGVSVYGRSYYNDLDDPNSPDIKANRAIMAEFTLKGLGGFNNKFNSLLESRVLGFNKTNQMWTQR; via the coding sequence ATGGTAAAAACATCAGCTGAGCAAGACAAACTACAACTAGACACCGAGACTCAACAACAAATTGAGACTAAAGCTCCACAGGTCAAACCAATTGCACCGCAAAATGAACAATATGCAGGACAATCATTTTTTGAACGTTATTATCAGCCTAATAGTGAATTACAACAATATGTTGATAATAAAAAATTAAAGCATTTTAATCGTTTTTGTCAGGGAACTTGGGTTACGCCTGTCTCAGCAAAAACACCGACTGCTGATTTAGAAGATAGCGAAACGATTATTCATGCAGATTATGGTTATTATAACCCTATTGGCGATTCTGAATTAATTGGCGATGTACAAATTGAGCAGATGGGTCGTAAAATTCGTGCTGATAAAGTTACCATTGATCCAACACAAACTTATGCTACTGTACAAGGTCGTGTAGAAATGGCTCAAAATGGTATTGTAGCACAAAGTGATAGTATTCGTTATAACTTAAAACAACAAATTGGCGACTTGGAAAGTAGCTATTATATTAGTGAGCAAACACACGCACATGGTTACGCAAAAAAGATTTCTCGTCCAAATACGCATGAAGTAATTTTACAAGAAGCAAGTTATTCAGCCTGTGCACCAAGTAAATCGCCAACATGGAAAATTAAAGCCAAAGAAATTAAATTAAATCAGGAAACAGGACGTGGTGTTACTAAAGGTACTAAACTGTATATTAAAAATACACCTGTGATATCAGTTCCATATTTTAATTTTCCGATAGATGATAGACGTACGACAGGTCTTTTAACACCTAATTTTGGTTATACGAATAATGGTGGTGTACAAATTGCTACGCCTGTGTATTTAAATTTAGCACCAAATTATGATGCAACATTAACACCACGTATTATGACGGATAGAGGGGTTATGCTTGATGGAGAATTTCGCTATTTGACAGAGAATTTTGGTGGCGGAAAGTTATGGGGAGGTTATTTACCATCTGACCGTAAATATGGTGAAAAACGTGCAGATTTTCATGCTTTACATTATTGGAAAATTAATCCACAATTTGACTTATCAGGCGAGTATAATTATGCGTCAGATAAAGACTTTTTCTCTGACTTAAGCCAAAATACCAGTACACATACTGACTTAAATTTACGCCGTGCATTACGTTTAAATTATGCTAATGGTATTCAAGGTCTAAATGCCCAGCTTAAAGTAGAAAGTTTCCAGACTTTAGATAAAGATGTGAGTGATGATAAACGTCCTTATGCTCGTTTACCACAATTTTTACTGAATTATGTGAAAGGGAGTGATATTAAAGGTTGGCAATTTGAATATGATAATGACACCGCTTATTTTAAGAAAAATGTGCGAGATATGTCAGCCATTGAAACCAGTGGTACACGTTTTTATAATAGTTTAGCATTACGTTATAATTATCGCCAGCCTTATGGTTTTATTGTGCCAAGTATTGGTGTAAAAAGCATTAATACATGGTATGATCGTGATAGTTTGAATAGTCGTAATCTTGCTAAAAATGATAATAATTCGGTAGTTGTACCACAATTTACGCTAGATATGGGCTTAAACTTTGAAAAGCAAGGTAAGTTTTTACAGCAAATTTCGCCACGTGCTTTTTATGCTTATTCAGGCTATAAAAATCAAACAAATAACCCAAATTTTGATACTACAACAGCATCTATTAATTATGACCAGTTATTTAGCTCTACACGATTTTATGGACATGACCGTTTAGATGATAATAATTTCTTAAGTTTGGGCGTGAATTATCGTGTGTTTGATGAATTAGGCTTAGAACGTTTGCGTGCTGGTATCGGTCAAAGTTTCTTTTTTGAAGATCGCCGTGTTACCTTGCGTGATGTAGAAACGGAACGTCGCACAGGTCCAATTGTAAGTGTAGGTAGCCAGTTTACAGAAAATCTGTCTATGAGTGCCAATGCCGCATGGACTTCTTCTGGTACAAATGCACAACGTGATATACAAATTTATTACACAGGCGATAAAGGTAATTTATATAATTTAGGTTATTTTAATCGTCAAGAAATACAAGGTCGTCAAACTGCTTATGACCAAGCCATGTTTTCATTTATTCAGCCTGTAAAAGATAACTGGCGAATAGTTGGTCATGTACAATATGATATTGATAACAATGTATGGCGAGATATGCTTGCAGGGGTTAATTATGAATCATGTTGTTGGGGCGTATCTGTTTATGGACGGTCTTATTATAATGATTTAGATGATCCAAACTCGCCAGATATCAAAGCAAATCGTGCAATCATGGCAGAGTTTACCTTAAAAGGTTTAGGTGGCTTTAATAATAAATTTAACAGTTTATTAGAAAGTCGAGTATTAGGTTTTAACAAAACGAATCAGATGTGGACACAACGCTAA
- the lptB gene encoding LPS export ABC transporter ATP-binding protein, whose translation MRESRVQTLTIRHLAKNYNKRWVVKDVSFEMQSGQIVGLLGPNGAGKTTSFYMVVGLVRMDKGSIFLDNQDISALAMHERAQQGIGYLPQEASIFRKLTIAENIMAILEMRKDLNKVQRQQQLEQLLADFRITHIKNSLGMSVSGGERRRAEIARALAANPKFMLLDEPFAGVDPISVGDIMDIVKTLKQRGIGVLITDHNVRETLAICERAYIVSEGAVIAEGLPEEILANETVRRVYLGEDFKV comes from the coding sequence ATGCGTGAAAGTCGAGTACAGACTTTAACCATTCGTCATTTGGCAAAAAACTATAATAAGCGTTGGGTGGTTAAGGACGTTTCATTTGAAATGCAAAGTGGACAAATTGTCGGTCTACTTGGTCCAAATGGTGCAGGTAAAACCACAAGCTTTTATATGGTTGTGGGTTTGGTGCGTATGGATAAAGGTTCAATTTTCTTGGATAATCAAGATATTTCAGCTTTAGCTATGCATGAACGTGCCCAACAGGGGATTGGTTATTTACCACAAGAGGCATCGATTTTCCGCAAATTAACCATTGCGGAAAATATTATGGCAATTTTAGAAATGCGTAAAGATTTAAATAAAGTCCAACGCCAACAGCAATTAGAGCAGTTATTGGCAGATTTTCGTATTACGCATATTAAAAATTCGCTAGGTATGAGTGTATCTGGCGGTGAACGTCGTCGTGCTGAAATTGCTCGTGCATTAGCAGCGAATCCTAAATTTATGCTCCTTGATGAACCTTTTGCAGGTGTAGACCCAATTTCTGTAGGTGATATTATGGATATTGTCAAAACACTGAAACAACGTGGTATTGGTGTGTTGATTACTGACCATAATGTGCGTGAGACTTTAGCAATTTGTGAGCGTGCTTATATTGTGAGTGAGGGTGCTGTGATTGCGGAAGGTTTGCCAGAGGAAATTCTTGCCAATGAAACTGTTCGCCGTGTATATTTGGGTGAAGATTTTAAAGTTTAG
- the lptA gene encoding lipopolysaccharide transport periplasmic protein LptA: MGLLLATTSTVFAIPSDRNQQITLSADRATYNDKTGVTTYSGNVVIQQGTLKVQADSIVAHLNAKREISSITATGRPAKFQQQIHVEKGIAQGQAQKIVYNASTGIITLSGGAYLNQDGAIMRAETLRYSMNKGDVEATGSKSGRVQLVIPPSSQKSFPGARD; encoded by the coding sequence ATGGGGCTATTATTGGCTACCACAAGTACAGTTTTTGCAATTCCATCTGACCGTAATCAGCAAATTACTTTGTCTGCTGACCGTGCGACTTATAATGACAAAACAGGGGTAACGACTTATTCAGGTAATGTTGTCATTCAACAAGGGACATTAAAAGTACAAGCGGATTCTATCGTCGCTCATTTAAATGCTAAACGTGAAATTAGTAGTATAACAGCAACGGGTCGTCCTGCAAAATTCCAACAGCAAATCCATGTTGAAAAAGGAATTGCTCAAGGTCAAGCACAAAAGATTGTTTATAATGCATCAACAGGTATTATTACTTTATCTGGTGGTGCATATCTTAATCAAGATGGTGCAATTATGCGTGCAGAAACCTTACGTTATAGCATGAATAAGGGAGATGTTGAAGCAACAGGCTCTAAATCAGGTCGTGTACAACTTGTTATTCCGCCATCAAGTCAAAAATCCTTTCCAGGAGCAAGAGACTAA